In a genomic window of Streptomyces roseoviridis:
- a CDS encoding cation-transporting P-type ATPase, which translates to MADSQARAAAEALPFDPSEPLPRLRRELATGADGLSAREAARRLAVHGPNEVRRTARSSLARELTGQLVHPLALLLWAAAALAFVADLAVLGWAILAVIAVNAAFALLQERQAERAVETLARYLPEHALVVRDGKPTTVEARDLVPGDVIVLEEGDKVPADARVTDGGVEVDLSMLTGESVPAERVAAAGLLGAPLLDEPNLVFSGTTCVEGQARAVVFATGHHTELGRIAALSQRTRREASPLERQVKKVAWLIAGVATGMGALFLVVGVAVGLPLTDSLMFAIGLLVANVPEGLLPTITLALAVGVRALARRGALVKRLSAVETLGSTSVICTDKTGTLTRNRMRLRALWTPGHGAEAGPWAQELVRTAALCTTVTRDADGEPHGDPTEAALVAGAAERGVPVDLAGRDTGRLALFRFDPRLRLMSAVQDDPGTGGQVRIVVKGAPEAVLPRLQPGADVDSARAAAEELAGGGMRVLAVAVRELPKGAHPPTRREDAESSLSLLGLVGLYDPPRSEVAAAVRRCHEAGVRVHIVTGDNGATAAAVAREVGIGVPRLQVVTASERLDDEELDRLLVKGDAEIVFARSSPETKLKVADTLRAHGRIVAMTGDGVNDAPALHRAHIGVAMGRSGTDVAREAAAMVLTDDDFTTIVTAIESGRRVYDNVRKFIVYIFAHATPEIVPFLVFALSAGAVPLPLTVLQILAIDLGTETLPALALGRERSEPGVMERPPRPPHQGVISRDMLVRSWGYLGLTSAVLVMAGYFYVLWRAGWHPGDPTGVGSPLHHAYVTATTATFAGIVTCQVGTAFAARTDHAALRDIGVLSNPLLLAGIAFELAFTAALVYAPPLQHLFGTAALPLDVVLLVLTFPVLVWGTDELRRARRRRQRRLASTSAPCSVPPWSSRNGG; encoded by the coding sequence GTGGCCGACTCGCAGGCACGGGCGGCGGCCGAGGCGCTTCCCTTCGACCCCAGCGAGCCACTGCCCCGACTGCGCCGCGAACTGGCGACCGGAGCGGACGGTCTGTCCGCCCGCGAGGCCGCCCGTCGCCTCGCCGTCCACGGGCCCAACGAGGTACGGCGCACAGCGCGTTCCTCCCTCGCCCGGGAGCTGACCGGACAACTGGTCCATCCCCTCGCACTGCTGCTCTGGGCCGCCGCCGCGCTTGCCTTCGTCGCCGACCTCGCGGTCCTCGGCTGGGCGATCCTCGCCGTCATCGCCGTCAACGCGGCCTTCGCCCTCCTCCAGGAACGGCAGGCCGAGCGCGCGGTGGAGACCCTCGCCCGGTATCTGCCCGAACACGCCCTCGTCGTGCGGGACGGAAAACCGACCACCGTGGAGGCCCGCGACCTGGTGCCGGGGGACGTCATCGTCCTGGAGGAGGGCGACAAGGTGCCCGCCGACGCGCGCGTGACCGACGGCGGGGTCGAGGTCGACCTGTCGATGCTCACCGGTGAGTCCGTCCCGGCCGAACGGGTCGCCGCGGCCGGGCTTCTCGGCGCGCCGCTCCTCGACGAACCGAACCTCGTCTTCAGCGGGACGACCTGCGTCGAAGGCCAGGCCCGGGCCGTGGTCTTCGCCACGGGCCACCACACCGAACTCGGCCGCATCGCCGCGCTCAGCCAGCGGACCCGGCGTGAGGCGAGCCCGCTGGAGAGGCAGGTCAAGAAGGTGGCCTGGCTCATCGCCGGCGTGGCCACCGGCATGGGCGCCCTGTTCCTCGTCGTCGGGGTGGCCGTCGGCCTTCCGCTCACCGACTCGCTGATGTTCGCCATCGGACTGCTCGTCGCCAACGTCCCGGAGGGACTGCTCCCGACCATCACCCTGGCCCTCGCCGTGGGCGTCCGCGCCCTGGCCCGGCGCGGTGCCCTGGTGAAACGGCTGAGCGCGGTGGAGACCCTCGGCTCGACCAGTGTCATCTGCACGGACAAGACGGGCACGCTCACCCGCAACAGAATGCGGCTGCGCGCCCTGTGGACACCCGGCCACGGCGCCGAAGCGGGCCCGTGGGCCCAGGAACTGGTGCGGACGGCCGCGCTGTGCACGACCGTCACCCGGGACGCCGACGGCGAACCGCACGGCGACCCGACCGAGGCGGCCCTCGTCGCCGGTGCCGCCGAGCGCGGTGTCCCCGTGGACCTCGCGGGCCGGGACACGGGGCGGCTGGCACTGTTCCGCTTCGATCCCCGGCTGCGGCTGATGTCGGCGGTGCAGGACGATCCGGGAACGGGCGGCCAGGTACGGATCGTGGTGAAAGGAGCCCCCGAAGCGGTGCTGCCCCGGCTGCAGCCAGGGGCCGACGTGGACAGCGCCCGTGCGGCGGCGGAGGAGCTGGCCGGGGGCGGCATGCGCGTGCTCGCCGTGGCCGTACGAGAACTGCCCAAGGGCGCCCATCCGCCGACACGGCGCGAGGACGCCGAGTCGTCCCTGAGCCTGCTGGGTCTTGTCGGTCTGTACGATCCGCCGCGCTCCGAGGTGGCCGCCGCCGTCCGGCGCTGCCACGAGGCCGGGGTACGCGTGCACATCGTGACGGGTGACAACGGCGCCACGGCCGCCGCCGTGGCCCGGGAGGTCGGCATCGGCGTACCCCGCCTCCAGGTCGTCACGGCCTCCGAGCGGCTGGACGACGAGGAGCTGGACCGGCTGCTGGTCAAGGGCGATGCCGAGATCGTCTTCGCCCGCTCCTCGCCCGAGACGAAACTCAAGGTGGCCGACACCCTCCGCGCCCACGGCCGGATCGTCGCCATGACCGGAGACGGAGTCAACGACGCTCCCGCACTTCACCGTGCCCACATCGGAGTGGCCATGGGACGCTCCGGCACCGACGTCGCCCGCGAGGCGGCCGCCATGGTCCTCACCGACGACGACTTCACCACCATCGTGACGGCGATCGAGTCCGGGCGCCGCGTCTACGACAACGTCCGCAAGTTCATCGTCTACATCTTCGCCCACGCCACCCCGGAGATCGTCCCCTTCCTCGTCTTCGCGCTGTCCGCAGGGGCGGTCCCGCTGCCGCTCACCGTGCTCCAGATCCTCGCCATCGACCTGGGAACCGAGACCCTGCCCGCCCTCGCCCTCGGCCGGGAACGCTCCGAACCCGGGGTCATGGAACGGCCACCGAGGCCACCGCACCAGGGCGTGATCTCCCGGGACATGCTCGTGCGCAGCTGGGGCTACCTGGGGCTCACATCGGCCGTCCTCGTCATGGCCGGCTACTTCTACGTACTGTGGCGCGCGGGCTGGCACCCCGGCGACCCGACCGGCGTCGGCAGCCCGCTCCATCACGCGTACGTGACGGCCACCACCGCCACGTTCGCCGGCATCGTCACCTGCCAGGTCGGCACTGCCTTCGCCGCCCGCACCGACCACGCGGCGCTCCGCGACATCGGCGTCCTCTCCAACCCGCTGCTCCTCGCCGGCATCGCCTTCGAGCTCGCCTTCACCGCCGCCCTCGTCTACGCGCCCCCGCTCCAGCACCTCTTCGGCACCGCCGCCCTCCCCTTGGACGTCGTCCTGCTCGTCCTGACCTTCCCCGTCCTGGTCTGGGGCACGGACGAGCTGCGGCGCGCCCGACGACGCCGTCAGAGGCGCTTGGCGTCAACCTCGGCCCCGTGCTCCGTGCCGCCCTGGTCGAGCCGGAACGGCGGGTAG
- a CDS encoding Rv1733c family protein, with product MSEETTGRGATVSGRGSAVRVPLVLVSVAALVCGAVAAVVLWAAGADAARDLAAHRHQVQATTTGRAEDPPVASRQGGRPPSVAPAVWEYPDDVHRSGTVDVPRRTPQGRTVTIWVDDRGTPVRPPDATADLVLTALAGGTAAAGAVAASGAGLLALVRRSSEGRRLAALEREWEQVEPLWSGRLRRGTGPGGDDA from the coding sequence ATGAGCGAGGAGACGACGGGGCGAGGGGCCACCGTGTCCGGGAGGGGATCCGCCGTGCGGGTTCCGCTGGTCCTGGTCAGCGTGGCCGCCCTCGTCTGCGGCGCCGTGGCCGCGGTCGTGCTGTGGGCCGCCGGTGCCGACGCCGCCCGCGACCTGGCCGCCCACCGCCACCAGGTGCAGGCCACCACGACCGGGCGGGCCGAGGACCCGCCCGTCGCCTCGCGGCAGGGAGGCAGACCACCCTCCGTGGCCCCGGCGGTCTGGGAGTACCCCGATGACGTCCACAGGTCCGGAACCGTCGACGTCCCGCGCCGGACGCCTCAGGGCCGTACCGTCACCATCTGGGTGGACGACCGCGGCACTCCCGTCCGCCCACCCGACGCCACGGCTGACCTCGTCCTGACCGCGCTCGCGGGCGGCACGGCGGCTGCCGGAGCCGTGGCGGCGTCGGGCGCGGGTCTTCTCGCCCTGGTCCGACGAAGCTCCGAAGGGCGCCGGCTCGCCGCCTTGGAGCGGGAGTGGGAGCAGGTGGAGCCTCTCTGGTCCGGCCGGCTACGGCGCGGCACCGGCCCCGGGGGCGACGATGCATGA
- a CDS encoding flavodoxin domain-containing protein: MNPTRVLVAYGSKHGATAGIADEIGRTLRADGLDAVVLPADEVRDVSGYDGVVLGGALYAGRWNGKASRCARRNADQLRDRPLWLFSSGPVDSSAEQDDIPPAPGVARRMKKLGAREHVTFGGAVTAETPGRIARTLVRHGKGGDFRNPARIQEWAHHIGDELGTTR; this comes from the coding sequence ATGAACCCGACACGAGTCCTGGTCGCCTACGGCAGCAAGCACGGCGCGACCGCGGGCATCGCCGACGAGATCGGCAGGACGCTCCGGGCCGACGGCCTCGACGCGGTCGTCCTGCCGGCCGACGAGGTCAGGGACGTCAGCGGATACGACGGGGTCGTGCTCGGCGGCGCCCTGTACGCAGGGCGCTGGAACGGCAAGGCGAGCCGCTGCGCCCGCCGCAACGCCGACCAGCTCCGCGACCGCCCCCTGTGGCTGTTCAGCAGCGGCCCCGTCGACAGCTCCGCCGAGCAGGACGACATCCCGCCGGCGCCCGGCGTGGCCCGCCGCATGAAGAAGCTCGGCGCACGGGAGCACGTCACCTTCGGCGGCGCCGTGACCGCCGAGACACCCGGACGCATCGCACGCACCCTGGTCCGCCACGGCAAGGGCGGGGACTTCCGCAATCCGGCACGGATCCAGGAATGGGCGCACCACATCGGCGACGAGCTCGGCACCACGCGCTGA
- a CDS encoding Hsp20/alpha crystallin family protein, whose product MTGHKVERRHSLFPDFNDWFNREFPGLPGWRPATAAHSIPVEVSSGEGAYVLRAELPGMDPDDVTITVDDNLITVSAEHSESSEDKEHSEFRYGSFRRTVRLPETIPADDVDATYKDGILTIRVPMPERKPETRRTVPVRRAGGTAGEEQS is encoded by the coding sequence ATGACCGGACACAAGGTGGAACGCAGGCACAGCCTCTTCCCCGACTTCAACGACTGGTTCAACCGTGAGTTCCCGGGGCTGCCCGGATGGCGTCCCGCCACCGCCGCGCACTCCATCCCGGTGGAGGTGTCCAGCGGTGAAGGCGCGTACGTGCTGCGGGCCGAGCTGCCCGGGATGGACCCCGACGACGTCACCATCACCGTCGACGACAACCTCATCACGGTGAGCGCCGAGCACAGCGAAAGCTCGGAGGACAAGGAGCACTCGGAGTTCCGCTACGGCTCCTTCCGCCGGACCGTACGCCTCCCCGAGACGATCCCCGCCGACGACGTCGACGCCACGTACAAGGACGGCATCCTCACCATCCGCGTCCCGATGCCCGAGCGGAAGCCGGAGACCCGACGGACCGTACCCGTGCGGCGAGCGGGCGGCACAGCAGGAGAAGAGCAGTCATGA
- a CDS encoding universal stress protein translates to MSDVLAGVDPGDLSVPALVWAADEAARRHARLRLVAAVPPVHDRLPYAAVGHLSALRMRAEATLSNAEDVVRRLHGGLRTATELVHGLPTAVLLERTPGAVLAVVGSRRLGRAAEIFSEGSVAVPLAARAECPVVVIREPEHTAVRPPLIVVGVDGSGDCRAAVAFAMAEASLRGARLKAVWVWPRPLLSAGDENEGLAERRLLLAEAVAGCAVHHPDVEVEDVVVRGHPVEKLTRASAEALAVVVGRRGRGGHTGMRLGSTVHGLLHHAECPVVTVPLPAVAGTDGTSPRADRSRPRTDRPAPTG, encoded by the coding sequence GTGAGCGACGTGCTGGCGGGGGTCGACCCCGGCGACTTGTCCGTCCCGGCCCTCGTCTGGGCCGCCGACGAAGCCGCACGCAGACACGCCCGGCTCCGCCTCGTGGCGGCCGTTCCCCCGGTCCACGACCGGCTCCCCTACGCCGCGGTCGGCCACCTGAGCGCCCTGCGGATGCGAGCCGAGGCCACGCTCTCGAACGCGGAGGACGTCGTACGGCGACTGCACGGCGGCCTGCGCACCGCGACGGAACTCGTCCACGGGCTGCCCACGGCCGTGCTGCTCGAGAGAACACCGGGTGCCGTGCTCGCGGTGGTCGGGTCCCGTCGCCTCGGCAGGGCCGCCGAGATCTTCAGCGAGGGCTCCGTGGCGGTCCCGCTGGCGGCGCGCGCCGAGTGTCCCGTCGTCGTGATCCGGGAACCGGAGCACACGGCCGTCCGCCCGCCGCTGATCGTCGTCGGCGTGGACGGCAGCGGAGACTGCCGGGCCGCCGTCGCGTTCGCCATGGCAGAAGCGAGTCTGCGTGGGGCGCGACTCAAGGCGGTGTGGGTGTGGCCCCGGCCGTTGCTGTCGGCCGGCGACGAGAACGAGGGCCTGGCCGAGCGCCGCCTCCTGCTCGCCGAGGCGGTCGCCGGCTGTGCCGTACACCACCCGGACGTCGAGGTGGAGGACGTCGTCGTGCGCGGTCACCCCGTCGAAAAGCTCACCCGCGCCTCCGCGGAGGCACTCGCGGTGGTGGTCGGTCGCAGGGGCCGCGGTGGCCACACCGGAATGCGCCTCGGCTCCACGGTCCACGGTCTGTTGCACCACGCCGAGTGCCCCGTGGTCACCGTCCCGCTGCCGGCGGTCGCAGGGACGGACGGTACCTCCCCCAGGGCCGACCGGTCCCGGCCCCGCACGGACCGACCGGCCCCGACGGGATGA
- a CDS encoding universal stress protein has protein sequence MNNETPARPELGDVVVGVDGSPSARTAAFWAAAEADRRGRPLCLVHAAGTDRRAYWTDAETLQAVREAGRDLLTETAHAVRERYPELAVTKVLSRRDPVSGIQETAGDRGTVVVGNRGLGGFSALLLGSVGLGVAARAEVPVIVVRGDNERPQTGSVTAAVHDAADLDVLLLAAAEADAHKAALRIVSVWNVLTHVGQVTTMLDDLDEIARHRVHEVKALADTVREICPQLIVTHHVETGTSTPGILIEASARTDLLVMGRGRRSLGLGPSLGRVAHALIHHAHCPVQIVPDAFTARDEGP, from the coding sequence ATGAACAACGAGACCCCCGCCCGACCGGAGCTCGGCGATGTCGTCGTGGGCGTCGACGGGTCCCCCTCCGCCCGGACCGCCGCGTTCTGGGCCGCCGCCGAAGCGGACCGCCGGGGCCGGCCACTGTGCCTGGTGCACGCCGCCGGCACCGACCGGCGCGCGTACTGGACGGACGCGGAGACTCTCCAGGCGGTACGGGAAGCGGGCCGCGACCTGCTGACCGAGACCGCGCACGCCGTCCGGGAACGCTACCCGGAGCTTGCCGTCACCAAGGTGCTCAGCCGTCGCGATCCGGTCTCCGGCATCCAGGAGACCGCCGGCGACCGCGGGACCGTGGTGGTCGGCAACCGGGGGCTCGGAGGCTTCTCCGCCCTCCTGCTGGGCTCGGTCGGCCTCGGTGTGGCGGCCCGCGCCGAGGTGCCCGTGATCGTCGTCCGCGGAGACAACGAGCGACCCCAGACCGGATCCGTGACCGCTGCCGTACACGACGCTGCGGACCTCGACGTGTTGCTGCTCGCCGCCGCCGAGGCCGATGCCCACAAGGCGGCCCTGCGCATCGTGAGCGTGTGGAACGTGCTGACGCACGTCGGCCAGGTCACGACCATGCTCGACGACCTCGACGAGATCGCCCGGCACCGCGTGCACGAGGTGAAGGCGCTCGCCGACACCGTCCGCGAGATCTGTCCCCAACTGATCGTCACCCACCACGTGGAGACCGGCACGAGCACCCCCGGCATCCTGATCGAGGCGAGTGCCCGCACCGACCTGCTCGTGATGGGCCGGGGCCGCCGCTCCCTGGGCCTGGGCCCGTCCCTGGGTCGGGTCGCGCACGCTCTCATCCACCACGCCCACTGCCCGGTCCAGATCGTCCCGGACGCCTTCACGGCACGTGACGAGGGGCCGTGA
- a CDS encoding universal stress protein encodes MTAQVTVGLDGSEESAAAARWAAKEAVLREVPLRLVHVDEWPSTPEIPAPYARTHAERARGLLADAADEARKEHPDLEVFTERAQGRAAGILTAAANEADLTVLGSRGLGGVLGFAVGSVSLSVVGAARQPVALVRAKGERPVPPRAGIVVGVDIYHPCEALLGFAFAEAARTGLPLRFLHSWTLPASYGYATLADPGLGEELGDRLEGGLDDLLEPWRRRYPEVRVTAGAAMGPAAYHLVEASQDADLVVVGRRTRRVPVGPHLGHVAHAVIHHSPAPVVLVPLV; translated from the coding sequence ATGACAGCCCAGGTCACCGTCGGTCTCGACGGCTCGGAAGAAAGCGCCGCCGCCGCTCGCTGGGCGGCGAAGGAAGCGGTGCTCCGCGAAGTGCCGCTCCGGCTCGTGCACGTGGACGAGTGGCCGAGCACACCGGAGATCCCCGCCCCGTACGCCCGCACCCACGCGGAACGCGCCCGCGGCCTGCTCGCGGACGCGGCGGACGAGGCACGCAAGGAGCATCCCGACCTGGAGGTGTTCACCGAGCGGGCGCAGGGCCGGGCGGCCGGGATACTGACCGCCGCCGCGAACGAGGCCGACCTGACGGTACTCGGCTCGCGCGGTCTGGGCGGCGTCCTCGGCTTTGCCGTCGGCTCGGTGTCCCTCTCCGTCGTCGGCGCCGCCCGGCAGCCGGTCGCCCTGGTGCGCGCGAAGGGTGAACGGCCGGTGCCGCCCCGCGCCGGCATCGTCGTGGGCGTCGACATCTACCACCCGTGCGAGGCGCTGCTCGGGTTCGCGTTCGCGGAGGCCGCTCGTACGGGTCTGCCCCTCCGGTTCCTGCACAGTTGGACGCTGCCGGCCTCGTACGGCTACGCGACTCTGGCGGATCCGGGGCTCGGCGAGGAGCTGGGCGACCGTCTCGAGGGGGGCCTTGACGATCTCCTGGAGCCGTGGCGGAGGCGGTACCCGGAGGTGCGCGTGACGGCCGGGGCTGCCATGGGTCCTGCCGCGTACCACCTGGTCGAGGCGTCGCAGGACGCGGATCTCGTCGTCGTGGGACGCCGGACCCGGAGGGTCCCCGTGGGCCCGCACCTCGGCCATGTGGCGCACGCGGTCATCCACCACAGTCCCGCGCCCGTCGTCCTGGTGCCGTTGGTGTGA
- a CDS encoding flavodoxin domain-containing protein, whose product MSTVPQSLRRRDGVRVLVAHAGVHGSTRSIAERIAARLQEQGARVGVLPVEEVGDPGEYDVVVVGSAVHDMAWLPEALSFVRAGADLLAARDVWLFSVGMPAAARGPWRALVGREEGHVVGGLIDELHPRGHRLFSGVIAPEHLTPTGRLKFQAMGLRYGDYRDWPAVDDWARHIGREVLGSGAEADDTPD is encoded by the coding sequence GTGAGCACCGTTCCGCAGTCTCTCCGACGACGCGATGGCGTCCGCGTACTCGTCGCCCATGCCGGTGTTCACGGTTCGACCAGGAGCATCGCCGAGCGCATCGCCGCTCGTCTCCAGGAGCAGGGGGCCCGGGTCGGCGTGCTTCCCGTCGAGGAGGTGGGCGACCCGGGTGAGTACGACGTCGTCGTGGTGGGCAGCGCCGTTCACGACATGGCATGGCTTCCTGAGGCGCTGAGCTTCGTGCGCGCCGGCGCGGACCTGTTGGCCGCGCGAGACGTCTGGCTCTTCAGCGTGGGGATGCCGGCCGCCGCGCGGGGGCCGTGGCGGGCGCTGGTCGGCAGGGAGGAAGGCCATGTGGTCGGCGGCCTGATCGACGAGCTGCACCCGCGCGGTCACCGCCTGTTCTCGGGCGTCATCGCCCCCGAGCACCTGACGCCGACAGGGCGCTTGAAATTCCAGGCGATGGGGCTGCGCTACGGCGACTACCGGGACTGGCCCGCGGTCGACGACTGGGCCCGGCACATCGGTCGTGAGGTGCTCGGCAGCGGCGCGGAAGCCGACGACACGCCGGACTGA
- a CDS encoding arsenate reductase ArsC — protein sequence MTAPLASVLFVCVHNAGRSQMAAGFLRHLAGDRVEVRSAGSLPGDRINPSAVAAMAELGIDISDQQPKVLTAEAAQASDYIITMGCGDACPYFPGKTYLDWQLEDPAGQGVEAVRPIRDEIKVLIEGLIADIDAKTA from the coding sequence ATGACCGCTCCGCTCGCCTCCGTGCTCTTCGTCTGCGTTCACAACGCCGGCCGCTCCCAGATGGCCGCCGGATTCCTGCGGCACCTGGCCGGCGACCGCGTCGAGGTCCGCTCCGCGGGTTCCCTGCCGGGCGACCGGATCAACCCCTCGGCCGTCGCCGCGATGGCCGAGCTGGGCATCGACATCTCCGACCAGCAGCCCAAGGTCCTGACCGCCGAGGCCGCGCAGGCGTCGGACTACATCATCACCATGGGCTGCGGTGACGCCTGCCCGTACTTCCCCGGCAAGACCTACCTCGACTGGCAGCTGGAGGATCCCGCCGGGCAGGGCGTCGAGGCCGTCCGCCCCATCCGCGACGAGATCAAGGTCCTCATCGAGGGTCTGATCGCCGACATCGACGCCAAGACGGCCTGA
- a CDS encoding metalloregulator ArsR/SmtB family transcription factor codes for MMTSVDTDLIRVLSDPLRLRIVTLLARETLCTTHLVEETGARQTNLSNHLRVLREAGVVETEPCGRFTYYRLKPDVIHTLAEQFAALAATARATAATKRACP; via the coding sequence ATGATGACGTCAGTCGATACTGATCTGATCAGGGTGCTGAGCGACCCTCTGCGCCTCCGGATCGTGACCCTGCTCGCCCGCGAGACGCTGTGCACCACCCACCTCGTGGAGGAGACCGGTGCCCGGCAGACCAACCTCTCCAACCACCTGAGAGTGCTGCGCGAGGCCGGGGTCGTCGAGACGGAGCCCTGCGGGAGGTTCACCTACTACCGGCTCAAGCCGGACGTCATCCACACGCTCGCGGAACAGTTCGCCGCCCTGGCCGCGACCGCCCGCGCCACCGCCGCCACCAAGAGAGCCTGCCCCTAG
- a CDS encoding MIP/aquaporin family protein: MTATEPAARRATATAPSPQPAPGATPPRAPLTARAAAELVGTAALVAIVVGSGIQATRLTDDVALQLLANSTATVFGLGVLITLLGPVSGAHFNPAVTLAEWWTARRGGGGVNARELAAYVPAQIAGAVLGAVLADAMFGEPLVKWSTHDRSAGNLLLGEVVATAGLILLIFGLARTDRLRFAPVAVASYIGAAYWFTSSTSFANPAVTTGRAFTDTFAGIAPGSVPGFIGMQLVGTVVGLVLVAVVFVRGRADAE, from the coding sequence GTGACCGCCACCGAGCCCGCCGCGAGGCGCGCCACAGCCACCGCCCCGTCGCCTCAGCCGGCGCCCGGCGCCACCCCGCCCCGCGCTCCGCTCACCGCCCGGGCGGCTGCCGAACTCGTCGGTACCGCGGCCCTGGTCGCGATCGTGGTCGGCTCCGGCATTCAGGCCACGCGGCTCACCGACGACGTCGCGCTGCAGCTCCTCGCCAACTCCACGGCCACCGTCTTCGGCCTCGGCGTGCTCATCACCCTCCTCGGCCCGGTCTCCGGCGCGCACTTCAACCCGGCCGTCACCCTGGCCGAGTGGTGGACGGCCCGCCGTGGCGGTGGCGGCGTGAACGCCCGCGAGCTCGCCGCGTACGTCCCCGCCCAGATCGCCGGCGCGGTCCTCGGCGCGGTCCTGGCGGACGCCATGTTCGGCGAGCCGCTGGTCAAGTGGTCCACGCACGACCGTTCCGCCGGGAACCTGCTCCTCGGCGAGGTCGTGGCCACCGCCGGCCTGATCCTGCTGATCTTCGGCCTGGCCCGCACCGACCGGCTCCGCTTCGCGCCCGTCGCCGTCGCCTCGTACATCGGCGCCGCCTACTGGTTCACCTCCTCCACCTCCTTCGCCAATCCCGCCGTGACGACCGGCCGGGCGTTCACCGACACCTTCGCCGGCATCGCCCCCGGCTCGGTGCCCGGCTTCATCGGCATGCAGCTGGTCGGCACGGTCGTGGGTCTGGTGCTCGTCGCGGTCGTCTTCGTGCGCGGCAGGGCGGACGCGGAGTGA
- a CDS encoding ArsO family NAD(P)H-dependent flavin-containing monooxygenase produces the protein MTRVVDVVVIGGGQSGLAAGYHLRRLGLDFLILDAQPAPGGAWQHTWDSLHLFSPAAYSSLPGRLMPPQPGETYPDAAHVVSYLTDYEQRYELPVHRPVRVTAVHRDGELLRVETDSGTWRARAVVSATGTWSRPFVPAVPGRTEFRGSQLHTVEYRSPRDFAGQRVIVVGGGNSGAQIAADLAHDTDLTWVTPRLPRYLADDIDGRALFDHATARRRALDEGRTDTGGVASLGDIVAVPPVRAARDAGLLKAGPMFARITRSGVAWADGTTAEADAIIWCTGFRPALSHLAPLGLRGPRGHIPTAGTRASGEPRLHLLGYGDWTGPASATLIGVGRPAREAARAISALLR, from the coding sequence GTGACCCGGGTCGTGGACGTGGTGGTGATCGGCGGCGGCCAGTCCGGGCTCGCCGCCGGCTACCACCTGCGTCGCCTCGGCCTGGACTTCCTCATCCTCGACGCCCAGCCGGCGCCGGGAGGGGCGTGGCAGCACACCTGGGACTCCCTCCACCTGTTCTCGCCCGCCGCGTATTCCTCCCTGCCCGGCCGTCTCATGCCCCCGCAGCCGGGCGAGACCTATCCGGACGCCGCCCACGTCGTCTCGTACCTCACCGACTACGAACAGCGGTACGAGCTCCCCGTCCACCGCCCCGTACGGGTCACCGCCGTCCACCGCGACGGCGAACTCCTGCGCGTCGAGACCGACTCCGGTACGTGGCGCGCCCGGGCGGTCGTCAGCGCCACCGGAACCTGGTCACGGCCCTTCGTCCCCGCCGTACCCGGTCGTACGGAGTTCCGGGGCTCCCAGCTGCACACGGTCGAGTACCGAAGCCCGCGCGACTTCGCCGGACAGAGGGTGATCGTGGTCGGCGGCGGCAACTCCGGTGCCCAGATCGCCGCCGACCTCGCGCACGACACCGACCTCACCTGGGTCACCCCGCGCCTGCCCCGCTACCTCGCCGACGACATCGACGGCCGCGCCCTCTTCGACCACGCCACCGCACGCCGCCGCGCCCTCGACGAGGGCCGCACCGACACCGGCGGCGTCGCCTCCCTCGGCGACATCGTCGCCGTCCCGCCGGTCCGCGCGGCCCGCGACGCGGGCCTGCTCAAGGCCGGGCCGATGTTCGCGCGCATCACCCGGAGCGGCGTGGCCTGGGCGGACGGCACGACGGCGGAAGCGGACGCGATCATCTGGTGCACCGGATTCCGCCCCGCCCTCTCCCATCTCGCGCCCCTCGGCCTGCGCGGGCCCCGTGGCCACATCCCCACCGCCGGCACCCGGGCGAGCGGCGAGCCCCGCCTCCACCTCCTCGGCTACGGCGACTGGACCGGCCCCGCCTCCGCCACCCTCATCGGCGTCGGCCGCCCCGCCCGCGAAGCCGCCCGCGCGATCTCCGCCCTGCTCCGCTGA
- a CDS encoding metalloregulator ArsR/SmtB family transcription factor, whose product MSNAEVLPLLQPEVEPCCPPLTERPLTAEEAERTAKMFKALGDPVRLRLFAAVASHEGGEACVCDISDVGVSQPTVSHHLKKLKEAGLLSSERRGTWVYYRVEPAVLAAMGQLLTKAAAA is encoded by the coding sequence ATGTCGAATGCCGAGGTGTTGCCGCTGCTCCAGCCCGAGGTCGAGCCGTGCTGCCCGCCGCTGACCGAGCGACCGCTGACGGCGGAGGAGGCGGAGCGGACGGCGAAGATGTTCAAGGCCCTCGGCGACCCGGTGCGCCTGCGGCTGTTCGCCGCGGTCGCCTCGCACGAGGGCGGGGAGGCGTGCGTGTGCGACATCTCCGACGTCGGCGTCTCCCAGCCCACGGTCTCGCACCACCTGAAGAAGCTGAAGGAGGCCGGGCTGCTGTCCTCCGAGCGGCGCGGCACCTGGGTGTACTACCGGGTCGAGCCCGCCGTGCTGGCGGCCATGGGGCAGCTGTTGACGAAGGCGGCCGCCGCGTAA